A section of the Gloeobacter violaceus PCC 7421 genome encodes:
- a CDS encoding hemolysin family protein → MAEPPLLLMAATAGELLLSWPEMLLRLAAVVLLVLLNGFFVATEFSLVSVRRTRIEQLVEEGDRGALSVQRSQKDLDRYLSATQLGITIASLALGWIGEGTIAALIEPILSGFSIAAGSALAHTISTIVAFLLITYMHIVLGELAPKSVAILYPERTALLFAWPNEIFFKLFAPFLSFLNWSSWLVLRAFGVKANVNTHTNPIGPEELQLLISSSSASGLDKGEQELLENVFEFGDAVAIDVMVPRTSIDALPFTATIQEVLFEVSRTGHSRYPLYEDSLDTIKGQVSIKDVITPLAKGEVQPTDTVGGLARPILFVPENKRISELLTQMQRERQAMVIVVDEFGGTAGLLTMENLLEELVGNITDESDQATPDIVKLDERTAIIQAQINLEELNDFLDLQLPISDEYKTLGGFVMYQLHKVPEAGEQFFYNELEFTVLEMEGPRLERVRLVWRTREEVEAAERSIAREAQANEIGR, encoded by the coding sequence TGGCGGAACCCCCTTTATTGTTGATGGCCGCGACGGCGGGCGAGTTGTTGCTGTCGTGGCCTGAAATGCTCTTGCGGCTGGCTGCGGTCGTCCTGCTTGTTCTGCTGAACGGGTTTTTCGTAGCCACCGAATTTTCGTTGGTCTCGGTGCGCCGCACCCGCATCGAACAGCTGGTCGAGGAGGGCGACCGCGGCGCGCTCTCGGTGCAGCGCTCCCAAAAGGACCTCGATCGCTATTTATCGGCCACCCAACTCGGGATCACGATCGCCTCGCTGGCTCTGGGCTGGATCGGCGAAGGCACGATCGCCGCCTTGATCGAGCCCATCTTGAGCGGTTTCTCGATCGCGGCCGGTTCGGCCCTCGCCCACACGATCAGCACGATTGTCGCCTTTTTGTTGATCACCTACATGCACATCGTGCTGGGGGAACTGGCTCCCAAGTCGGTGGCCATCCTCTACCCGGAGCGCACGGCACTGCTCTTCGCTTGGCCCAACGAGATTTTTTTTAAACTCTTCGCGCCGTTTTTGAGCTTTCTCAACTGGTCGTCGTGGTTGGTGCTGCGCGCCTTTGGGGTAAAGGCCAACGTCAACACCCACACCAACCCGATTGGCCCCGAGGAGTTGCAGTTGCTGATCTCTTCCTCGAGCGCGTCGGGTCTCGATAAAGGCGAGCAGGAACTGCTCGAAAATGTCTTCGAGTTCGGAGACGCGGTGGCCATCGATGTGATGGTGCCGCGCACCTCCATCGACGCGCTGCCTTTCACCGCCACCATCCAGGAGGTGCTCTTCGAGGTCTCCCGCACCGGCCACTCGCGCTACCCGCTCTACGAGGACTCCCTCGACACAATCAAGGGCCAGGTCTCGATCAAGGATGTGATCACTCCCCTGGCCAAAGGCGAAGTGCAGCCCACGGACACCGTGGGCGGTCTGGCCCGGCCGATTCTGTTTGTGCCCGAAAATAAGCGCATCAGCGAACTGCTCACCCAGATGCAGCGCGAGCGCCAGGCGATGGTGATCGTGGTGGACGAATTCGGCGGGACCGCCGGACTGCTGACGATGGAGAACCTGCTCGAAGAACTGGTGGGCAACATCACCGACGAAAGCGATCAGGCGACTCCCGACATCGTCAAACTCGACGAGCGTACCGCGATCATCCAGGCGCAGATCAACCTGGAGGAACTGAACGATTTTCTGGACCTCCAACTGCCCATCTCCGACGAGTACAAGACCCTGGGCGGCTTTGTCATGTACCAGTTGCACAAAGTCCCCGAAGCGGGCGAGCAGTTCTTCTACAACGAACTCGAATTTACGGTCCTGGAGATGGAGGGACCGCGCCTGGAGCGGGTGCGCTTGGTGTGGCGCACCCGCGAAGAGGTCGAGGCGGCGGAGCGCTCGATTGCGCGCGAAGCGCAGGCCAACGAAATCGGCAGATAA
- the hpf gene encoding ribosome hibernation-promoting factor, HPF/YfiA family encodes MQFAIHGKNIEVTEPIRDYVSSKLDKVFAHFDQLTMGVDVYLSVARNPRISRSHSAEVTVQASGTIIRAEEETENLYASIDLVADKLHRQMRKYKERMQKKPKPKTGLAVANQAPISLPNGDEKATALPKEVVRTKYFAMPPMSPEEALDHLALVDHDFFVFRNAESGEINVLYARNHGGYGLIVPR; translated from the coding sequence ATGCAATTTGCCATCCACGGAAAGAATATCGAAGTCACCGAACCGATTCGTGACTACGTCAGTTCCAAACTGGATAAAGTGTTCGCCCACTTTGATCAGTTGACGATGGGTGTCGATGTCTATCTTTCTGTGGCACGCAATCCGCGCATTTCCCGCAGCCATTCGGCGGAGGTGACCGTCCAGGCCAGCGGTACGATCATCCGTGCCGAGGAAGAAACCGAAAATTTGTACGCCAGCATCGACCTGGTCGCCGACAAATTGCACCGGCAAATGCGCAAGTACAAAGAACGAATGCAAAAAAAACCGAAGCCCAAGACCGGTCTGGCGGTGGCCAACCAGGCGCCGATTAGTCTTCCCAATGGCGATGAGAAGGCGACGGCGCTGCCCAAAGAAGTCGTGCGCACCAAGTACTTCGCCATGCCGCCGATGAGCCCCGAGGAGGCCCTCGATCACCTGGCGCTGGTGGATCACGATTTTTTTGTCTTCCGCAACGCCGAGAGCGGTGAAATCAATGTGCTCTACGCGCGCAACCACGGCGGCTACGGCCTGATTGTGCCCAGGTAG
- the rsfS gene encoding ribosome silencing factor, which produces MIDQSALPLALAAVQAADDRKGEDIVVLEVGQVTILADYFVIATGNSRAQVRAIGNAVEEKIKTEFARKPVRIEGLGEGSWVLADYGDVIVHVLLRSEREFYQLEAFWGHAPRVDVALPPAPLKP; this is translated from the coding sequence TTGATCGATCAAAGCGCCCTGCCGCTGGCTCTAGCTGCCGTCCAGGCTGCCGACGACAGAAAAGGCGAAGATATCGTCGTTCTGGAAGTAGGCCAGGTGACCATCCTTGCGGATTATTTTGTGATTGCCACCGGCAACTCCCGCGCCCAAGTGCGCGCCATCGGCAACGCCGTCGAAGAAAAAATCAAAACCGAGTTCGCCCGCAAGCCCGTGCGCATCGAAGGGCTTGGGGAGGGCAGCTGGGTGCTCGCCGACTACGGCGATGTGATCGTGCATGTCCTGCTGCGCTCCGAGCGCGAATTTTATCAGCTCGAAGCTTTCTGGGGCCACGCCCCGCGCGTCGATGTGGCGCTCCCCCCGGCCCCCCTCAAACCTTGA
- the yqeK gene encoding bis(5'-nucleosyl)-tetraphosphatase (symmetrical) YqeK has translation MQTPALEVSWRVSVLEWLARHVPPKRIEHILGVESTAVALAERYGASPERAGRAGLLHDLAKYFPPEKLLLEADRLGIAVDGIQRRTPHLLHADVSAGLAREIFGEADPQVLMAIANHTLGDAEMDLLSQILYVADWIEPTRKGEDVARVRQAAQANLMEAVLLGAEQTILDLIESRRAVHPRTLLTRNWALSTLEEHL, from the coding sequence ATGCAAACTCCGGCGTTAGAAGTGAGCTGGCGGGTGTCGGTGCTCGAATGGCTGGCCCGCCATGTGCCGCCCAAGCGCATCGAACACATCCTCGGGGTCGAATCGACCGCCGTCGCACTGGCCGAACGCTACGGCGCGTCGCCCGAACGGGCCGGCCGGGCCGGGCTGCTGCACGATCTGGCCAAATATTTTCCGCCCGAGAAGCTTTTGCTCGAAGCCGACCGCCTCGGCATCGCCGTCGATGGGATCCAGCGGCGCACCCCCCACCTGCTGCACGCCGACGTCAGCGCCGGGCTCGCCCGCGAAATCTTCGGCGAAGCAGATCCCCAGGTGCTCATGGCGATCGCCAACCATACCCTGGGCGACGCCGAGATGGATCTGCTCAGCCAGATTCTGTACGTGGCCGATTGGATCGAACCGACCCGCAAGGGCGAGGATGTGGCCCGGGTGCGCCAGGCCGCCCAAGCCAACCTGATGGAAGCGGTCCTGCTGGGGGCGGAGCAGACTATCCTAGATCTGATCGAAAGCCGTCGGGCCGTTCATCCGCGCACGCTGCTGACCCGCAACTGGGCGTTGTCCACCTTAGAGGAGCATTTATAA